A stretch of Dietzia lutea DNA encodes these proteins:
- a CDS encoding hydroxymethylglutaryl-CoA lyase yields MSTHPTTARPTTDRPADTVAVRDVALRDGLQLTDGRLSTASKVALVRTLLGLGVPELEVGSMARPDLVPALADTLDVIAALDEDERDRCWVWVATPGHVRRAADAGVRRFQYCLSVTDEHNTANIGRDTETSMAALPEAVEAAAAVGGTVQLCLATTFTCPMTGPVDPEAVLRLVADPRGEGTVDVVLADTLGQAHPGQVRDLVAAAVEPAGERRIVFHGHDTWGMGVANTLAAVDAGAQVVDAALGGLGGCPFAPGASGNTATEDVLFALRPEWLDPDRFHELVAASDRMLAELGEGSRSRASAGAHGNGRRFDWTLPAG; encoded by the coding sequence ATGAGCACACATCCGACGACAGCGCGCCCGACCACGGATCGCCCGGCGGACACTGTCGCCGTCCGCGACGTGGCGCTGCGCGACGGCCTGCAGCTCACCGACGGCCGCCTGTCCACCGCGTCCAAGGTGGCGCTCGTGAGGACGCTGCTCGGGCTCGGCGTGCCGGAACTCGAGGTGGGCTCCATGGCCCGGCCCGACCTCGTCCCGGCGCTCGCGGACACCCTCGACGTCATCGCCGCCCTCGACGAAGACGAGCGGGATCGCTGCTGGGTGTGGGTGGCCACGCCGGGCCACGTCCGTCGCGCCGCCGACGCCGGCGTCCGCCGCTTCCAGTACTGTCTGTCGGTCACCGACGAGCACAACACGGCCAACATCGGCCGCGACACCGAGACGAGCATGGCGGCCCTGCCCGAGGCGGTCGAGGCCGCCGCCGCGGTCGGCGGGACCGTCCAGCTCTGCTTGGCGACCACGTTCACCTGCCCGATGACCGGGCCGGTCGACCCGGAGGCGGTCCTGCGGTTGGTCGCCGACCCGCGCGGCGAGGGCACCGTCGACGTGGTGCTCGCCGACACGCTCGGTCAGGCGCACCCGGGGCAGGTGCGCGACCTCGTCGCCGCCGCCGTCGAGCCGGCGGGGGAGCGACGGATCGTCTTCCACGGCCACGACACGTGGGGGATGGGCGTGGCCAACACGCTCGCCGCCGTCGACGCGGGCGCTCAGGTGGTGGACGCGGCGCTCGGCGGCCTCGGCGGTTGCCCGTTCGCACCGGGCGCCTCGGGCAACACGGCCACCGAGGACGTCCTGTTCGCGCTGCGACCCGAGTGGCTGGATCCCGACCGGTTCCACGAGCTGGTCGCCGCGTCCGACCGGATGCTCGCCGAGCTGGGCGAGGGCTCGCGCTCGCGCGCCTCCGCAGGGGCGCACGGCAACGGCCGCCGCTTCGACTGGACGCTGCCCGCGGGCTGA
- a CDS encoding MlaD family protein, with the protein MRRRWREASEATRGMALRLAAFVLVGTIAFVLVVFSFARIPQHLGWGRMEVALEMRDASGLYPRANVLYRGVEVGRVRDLEMTPAGARATLLLDRDARIPADSTAYVGAMSAVGELIVDLVPETAGTSSASGIAPASGAAPASPAAEPTGPFLADGDVIGADRVRPPVPVAETVDMLEAALDSVGPERLTSLVDESSRAVGGAGDDLSATVDALTRLGDEMGRDREQWASLLRRSAPLLEAQAASSGHVREWAGATNRVAGEVAASDPALRGVFEGAPAAAGETILLFRELSPTWPLLLANLVTVEQVAAVYTPSLEQILVLFPAIMDSTQSAALPNAGDAMPAQNTFFVNSYNDPPPCITGFLPPEERRSPAELDVPDTPPDLYCKVPEDSPVAVRGARNMPCIEYPGLRAATVALCREKAGASGVAMVAAPRTYDPGTGAYPTGPPAVGDAGVAVLDRPAGPVDVGDLLSPP; encoded by the coding sequence ATGAGGCGGCGATGGCGGGAGGCGAGCGAGGCCACGCGCGGCATGGCGCTCAGGCTGGCCGCGTTCGTGCTCGTCGGCACCATCGCCTTCGTCCTCGTGGTGTTCTCGTTCGCCCGCATCCCGCAGCACCTGGGCTGGGGGCGCATGGAGGTGGCCCTGGAGATGCGTGACGCCTCGGGGCTCTACCCGCGCGCCAACGTCCTCTACCGCGGGGTCGAGGTCGGACGGGTGCGCGACCTCGAGATGACGCCCGCCGGCGCGCGCGCCACGCTCCTGCTCGACCGCGACGCGCGGATCCCCGCCGACTCGACGGCCTATGTCGGTGCGATGTCGGCGGTGGGGGAGCTGATCGTCGACCTCGTGCCCGAGACGGCCGGCACTTCCTCGGCCTCCGGCATCGCCCCGGCCTCCGGCGCCGCCCCGGCGTCTCCGGCAGCCGAGCCGACCGGGCCCTTCCTCGCCGACGGCGACGTCATCGGCGCCGACCGCGTCCGCCCGCCGGTGCCGGTCGCCGAGACGGTCGACATGCTCGAGGCGGCCCTCGACTCGGTCGGACCCGAGCGCCTGACCTCGCTCGTGGACGAGTCCTCCCGCGCCGTCGGCGGTGCGGGTGACGACCTGTCAGCCACGGTGGACGCGCTCACCCGACTCGGTGACGAGATGGGCCGCGACCGCGAGCAGTGGGCGTCGCTGCTGCGGCGGTCGGCGCCGCTGCTCGAGGCCCAGGCCGCGTCGTCGGGGCACGTGCGCGAGTGGGCGGGGGCCACGAACCGGGTGGCGGGCGAGGTGGCGGCGTCGGACCCGGCGCTGCGCGGGGTCTTCGAGGGCGCGCCGGCGGCGGCGGGCGAGACGATCCTGCTGTTCCGGGAGCTCTCGCCGACCTGGCCCCTGCTGCTGGCGAACCTGGTGACCGTCGAGCAGGTGGCGGCCGTCTACACGCCGTCGCTCGAGCAGATCCTCGTGCTGTTCCCGGCGATCATGGACTCCACGCAGTCGGCGGCCCTGCCCAACGCAGGCGATGCGATGCCCGCGCAGAACACCTTCTTCGTCAACAGCTACAACGATCCGCCGCCGTGCATCACCGGGTTCCTGCCGCCGGAGGAGCGGCGGTCGCCGGCCGAGCTCGACGTCCCCGACACCCCGCCCGACCTGTACTGCAAGGTGCCCGAGGACTCACCCGTGGCGGTACGCGGTGCCCGCAACATGCCGTGCATCGAGTACCCGGGCCTGCGGGCGGCGACGGTGGCGTTGTGCCGCGAGAAGGCCGGCGCCTCCGGGGTCGCGATGGTCGCGGCGCCGCGCACCTACGATCCCGGCACCGGCGCGTACCCGACCGGTCCGCCTGCGGTCGGCGACGCGGGCGTGGCGGTCCTCGACCGCCCGGCCGGCCCGGTCGACGTCGGCGACCTTCTGTCTCCGCCGTAA
- a CDS encoding MCE family protein: protein MGARAKGRLAVLVAALLVAAALVVVTISFRGGWARTMDLTLHADRSGLVLEPGAMVLRHGVQIGRVASVDPDGDGARIELDLDREYSAALPADTTAHITASTLFGAKRVVLSGGDDDEVGGSTAVLTSGDALRAESVTTETQTVFQSLTEVMTAVQPEKAAAVTGALAHGVRGRGDEIGRAAVAVSEFTGAVNPELGALRQDLRAGAAAADGLAAATPELISALSGLRVPARTVTDQAATLDVLLPAIAGVAIEGNALLEPHEQEIADAFGYLRPTAELLEHYSPAIPCFFQGADRARQLAEPASGANGYSMVLNSTLLLGVDPYRYPDDLPVVRAGGGPRCGELPVRTPEDGNASYLVADVGMNPFERGNTSPEFDAAPLWVLLTEGMG, encoded by the coding sequence GTGGGCGCCCGGGCGAAGGGCCGGCTCGCCGTGCTGGTGGCGGCGCTCCTGGTGGCCGCGGCCCTCGTCGTCGTCACCATCTCCTTCCGGGGCGGGTGGGCCCGCACCATGGACCTCACCCTCCACGCCGACCGGTCGGGGCTGGTGTTGGAGCCGGGCGCGATGGTCCTGCGGCACGGCGTGCAGATCGGCCGCGTGGCGTCGGTGGACCCGGACGGCGACGGCGCACGCATCGAGCTGGATCTGGACCGGGAGTACTCGGCGGCGCTGCCCGCCGACACCACCGCGCACATCACCGCGAGCACCCTGTTCGGCGCCAAGCGCGTGGTGCTCTCCGGGGGCGACGACGACGAGGTCGGCGGCTCCACGGCCGTGCTGACCTCGGGTGACGCGCTCCGGGCGGAGTCGGTGACCACCGAGACGCAGACGGTGTTCCAGTCGCTGACGGAGGTCATGACGGCCGTGCAGCCGGAGAAGGCGGCCGCGGTGACGGGTGCCCTCGCGCACGGCGTGCGTGGGCGCGGCGACGAGATCGGGCGGGCGGCGGTGGCGGTCTCGGAGTTCACAGGGGCGGTCAATCCGGAGCTCGGGGCGCTGCGGCAGGACCTGCGGGCGGGGGCCGCGGCCGCGGACGGGCTGGCGGCGGCGACCCCGGAGCTGATCTCCGCGCTGTCCGGGCTGCGGGTGCCGGCCCGGACGGTGACGGACCAGGCCGCCACCCTCGACGTGCTGCTGCCGGCGATCGCCGGGGTGGCGATCGAGGGCAACGCGCTGCTCGAACCGCACGAGCAGGAGATCGCCGACGCCTTCGGTTACCTGCGGCCCACCGCCGAACTGCTGGAGCACTACTCGCCGGCCATCCCGTGCTTCTTCCAGGGTGCAGACCGGGCGCGGCAGCTGGCCGAGCCGGCGTCCGGGGCCAACGGGTACTCGATGGTCCTCAACTCGACCCTGTTGCTCGGCGTGGACCCGTACCGCTACCCCGACGACCTGCCCGTCGTGCGCGCCGGCGGCGGGCCCCGCTGCGGGGAACTGCCGGTGCGCACACCCGAGGACGGCAACGCCTCCTACCTCGTGGCGGACGTCGGCATGAACCCCTTCGAGCGGGGGAACACCTCGCCGGAGTTCGACGCCGCGCCGCTGTGGGTGCTGCTCACGGAGGGGATGGGATGA
- a CDS encoding MCE family protein, producing MMRRALAAVAPWVGGVLVLLLAAGLVDVRVPWRPHESYTAEFVSARGLYVGDDVRVMGVPVGRVTAVEPRGDRVVVDFLVSRDQALPAEVDAVVMAPTLVAARFVQLSPPYTGGPVTEPGATIGLDHTAVPVEWNDVVTQLHRLSGTLGPRPGDEAGPAGRAVAAADDMLTGRGDDVRDTVRQLRSALQTVSDGRDDLFATVRNLEAFTAAMEGSGEQITTFNEVMAAVTVSVDRGRGEIGPALTELDAAVDEVRDFVRDNREVSTGTARTTAELVRVLAEQRDDIAQILHVAPTALSNLQGIYQPSQNAVISALALTNFANPMQFICSALAAAEETDVHTASEECVRLLGPTLSTLAVDYPPVGINPSRGVGALPHQLDYTHDHLRPDRAGVTDLLTEGVR from the coding sequence ATGATGCGCCGGGCCCTCGCCGCCGTCGCCCCGTGGGTGGGGGGCGTGCTCGTGCTGCTGCTCGCGGCCGGGCTCGTGGACGTGCGCGTCCCGTGGCGCCCGCACGAGAGCTACACCGCCGAGTTCGTCTCCGCTCGCGGCCTCTACGTGGGCGACGACGTGCGGGTGATGGGCGTGCCGGTGGGGCGGGTGACGGCGGTCGAGCCGCGAGGCGACCGCGTCGTCGTCGACTTCCTCGTCAGCCGCGACCAGGCCCTGCCGGCGGAGGTCGACGCCGTCGTCATGGCGCCGACCCTGGTGGCGGCCCGATTCGTTCAGCTCAGCCCGCCGTACACCGGCGGCCCGGTCACCGAGCCCGGCGCCACGATCGGTCTGGACCACACCGCGGTGCCGGTCGAGTGGAACGATGTCGTCACCCAGCTGCACCGTCTGTCGGGCACGCTCGGTCCGCGCCCCGGTGACGAGGCCGGCCCCGCGGGCCGGGCCGTGGCCGCGGCGGACGACATGCTGACCGGACGCGGTGACGACGTCCGCGACACGGTGCGGCAGCTCCGCTCGGCGTTGCAGACGGTCTCCGACGGTCGCGACGATCTCTTCGCCACCGTGCGCAACCTCGAGGCGTTCACCGCCGCGATGGAGGGCTCCGGCGAGCAGATCACCACGTTCAACGAGGTCATGGCGGCGGTCACCGTCTCGGTTGACCGCGGGCGGGGCGAGATCGGTCCGGCGCTGACCGAGCTCGACGCGGCGGTCGACGAGGTCCGCGACTTCGTCCGCGACAACCGCGAGGTGAGCACCGGGACCGCCCGCACCACCGCCGAGCTCGTCCGGGTGCTGGCGGAGCAGCGCGACGACATCGCGCAGATCCTCCACGTCGCGCCCACGGCCCTGTCCAACCTGCAGGGGATCTACCAGCCATCGCAGAACGCGGTGATCTCCGCGCTCGCGCTGACCAACTTCGCCAACCCGATGCAGTTCATCTGCTCGGCCCTGGCCGCCGCCGAGGAGACCGACGTGCACACCGCCTCCGAGGAGTGTGTGCGGCTCCTCGGCCCGACCCTGAGCACGCTGGCCGTGGACTACCCGCCCGTGGGCATCAACCCCAGCCGCGGGGTCGGCGCGCTGCCGCACCAGCTGGACTACACCCACGACCACCTGCGGCCGGACCGTGCCGGCGTCACCGATCTGCTCACCGAGGGGGTGCGGTGA
- a CDS encoding MCE family protein, with amino-acid sequence MRRRAVVTALILVSTTTMSGCDWKGLNSLPLPGTAGGGPDSYSVTVQLADVTTLDRNSRVRVGDVTVGRIADIDLGPGRAEVTVDLDGDVALPRNAVARVGQSSLLGASHLELAAPVEERAEGTLSDGDLIPLERSGGYPTTEQTLATLAAALGGSGLAQAAEVFGELDTAMTGRTDQTRAVVGRISELLSGLESQKEDIVVALEALERLSAELAVRSDDVEGGIADLGPALEVLARRRERLVEATRAVDTVTATAGRVVEVSGGDIRADLAALDPVLQGLAASGDSLTESLRYLATFPFPLDTYRNAVRGDYANGTVILDLRLPVLDTALLIGTPFEGSLASLDTILGVPAPPVEPARAGLGDALAPPAPAAPLPADPEAPPAAGGGA; translated from the coding sequence ATGCGGCGCCGCGCGGTGGTCACCGCGCTGATCCTGGTGTCGACGACGACGATGTCCGGCTGCGACTGGAAGGGGCTGAACAGTCTCCCGCTCCCCGGGACGGCAGGCGGCGGACCGGACAGCTACTCGGTGACGGTGCAGCTGGCGGACGTCACCACCCTGGATCGGAATTCCCGTGTCCGGGTCGGCGACGTGACCGTCGGCCGGATCGCCGACATCGACCTCGGCCCGGGCCGCGCCGAGGTGACCGTCGATCTCGACGGTGACGTCGCCCTTCCCCGCAACGCCGTCGCGCGGGTGGGGCAGAGCAGCCTGCTGGGTGCCTCCCATCTCGAGCTGGCGGCGCCGGTCGAGGAGCGGGCCGAGGGCACGCTCTCGGATGGCGACCTCATCCCACTCGAGCGCAGTGGCGGGTATCCGACCACCGAGCAGACCCTCGCGACGCTCGCCGCGGCGCTGGGCGGCAGCGGCCTCGCGCAGGCCGCGGAGGTCTTCGGCGAACTCGACACCGCCATGACCGGCCGCACCGACCAGACCCGCGCGGTGGTCGGCCGGATCAGCGAACTGCTCTCGGGGCTCGAGTCCCAGAAGGAGGACATCGTCGTGGCCCTGGAGGCGCTCGAACGGCTGTCGGCGGAGCTCGCGGTCCGCAGCGACGACGTCGAAGGCGGGATCGCCGACCTCGGCCCCGCACTCGAGGTGCTCGCGCGGCGCCGGGAGCGGCTCGTCGAGGCCACCCGCGCCGTGGACACCGTCACCGCGACCGCCGGCCGCGTCGTCGAGGTCTCCGGCGGTGACATCCGCGCGGACCTCGCCGCGCTCGACCCGGTCCTGCAGGGCCTGGCGGCGTCGGGGGACTCGCTCACGGAGTCGCTGCGCTACCTCGCGACGTTCCCGTTCCCGCTGGACACCTACCGCAACGCGGTGCGCGGCGACTACGCCAACGGCACGGTCATCCTCGATCTGCGACTGCCGGTCCTGGACACCGCCCTGCTCATCGGCACGCCGTTCGAGGGATCGCTGGCCTCGCTCGACACGATCCTCGGGGTGCCCGCCCCACCCGTCGAGCCCGCCCGAGCCGGACTCGGCGACGCCCTGGCGCCCCCGGCGCCCGCTGCGCCACTGCCCGCGGACCCCGAGGCGCCCCCGGCCGCAGGAGGCGGCGCATGA
- a CDS encoding MCE family protein, translating to MSRHQASASAHRAPRRHRRRSRAALPAAIYTVVMALVLAGLWVVFAQVRFGESATYTAEFTDVSGLEAGETVRVHGVEVGRVDAVDFHVAGSDAGAGTDGDGDAASASAPTVTVRFSLHDDYRPRGTTGATVRYLNLVGDRYLELTDDADPADPADPTAKLPDGATIGLDRTTPALDLDALVGSFQPLFRVLEPGQVNRLSGELIAVLQGQQDDVGVIVRAVGEVTGHLADRDRVIGSVITHLGRVLDTLERQQPALEQSLVHARELTSALAADAETVASATRHLDDTAAELATLAGDVRPDLRADMDGVDAVARQVDSRRETLAQLLTELPETYRSLTRLGAYGGFFNYYLCGLQIRVSDLRGGSTTSPLFTQEGGRCAPA from the coding sequence ATGAGTCGGCACCAGGCCTCCGCCTCCGCACACAGGGCGCCGCGGCGGCACCGGCGGCGGTCGCGCGCGGCCCTGCCGGCGGCGATCTACACCGTCGTCATGGCGCTCGTCCTGGCCGGGCTGTGGGTGGTGTTCGCGCAGGTGCGGTTCGGCGAGTCGGCGACGTACACGGCCGAGTTCACCGACGTCTCGGGGCTCGAGGCCGGCGAGACCGTCCGCGTCCACGGGGTGGAGGTGGGGCGCGTGGACGCGGTCGACTTCCACGTGGCGGGCTCCGACGCCGGTGCCGGCACCGACGGCGACGGCGACGCCGCCTCCGCGAGCGCTCCGACGGTGACCGTGCGGTTCAGTCTGCACGACGACTACCGGCCCCGCGGCACGACGGGCGCGACGGTGCGCTACCTGAACCTCGTCGGCGACCGCTACCTCGAGCTCACCGACGACGCCGACCCCGCGGACCCCGCGGACCCCACCGCGAAGCTGCCGGACGGCGCGACGATCGGGCTCGACCGCACCACCCCGGCCCTCGATCTGGACGCCCTCGTCGGCAGCTTCCAGCCCCTGTTCCGGGTCCTCGAGCCGGGGCAGGTCAACCGGCTCAGCGGGGAGCTCATCGCGGTCCTGCAGGGGCAGCAGGACGATGTCGGGGTGATCGTCCGGGCGGTCGGCGAGGTCACCGGGCACCTGGCCGACCGCGACCGGGTCATCGGCTCGGTCATCACCCACCTGGGCCGGGTCCTCGACACCCTCGAGCGGCAGCAACCGGCGCTCGAGCAGTCGCTCGTCCACGCGCGGGAGCTGACCTCCGCACTCGCGGCCGACGCCGAGACGGTGGCCTCCGCGACCCGTCACCTCGACGACACCGCCGCCGAGCTGGCCACGCTCGCCGGGGACGTCCGGCCCGATCTCCGCGCGGACATGGACGGTGTCGACGCGGTCGCGCGCCAGGTGGACTCGCGTCGCGAGACGCTGGCGCAGTTGCTCACCGAGCTGCCCGAGACGTACCGGTCCCTCACCCGGCTCGGCGCGTACGGCGGGTTCTTCAACTACTACCTGTGCGGGCTACAGATCCGGGTCTCCGACCTGCGGGGCGGATCCACCACGAGCCCGCTGTTCACACAGGAGGGCGGGAGGTGTGCGCCGGCATGA
- a CDS encoding CaiB/BaiF CoA transferase family protein yields the protein MLVLELGTLIAGPFAGRLLGDMGARVVKIEDPGRPDPLRTWGQGERDGRRHFWTVHARNKESVTLDLRSEDGAALFLDLVARADVVVENFRPGTLEKWGLGPDRLHEVSPGLVIGRVSGYGQTGPQATRAGYASVAEGVSGLRHLNGFPDMPPPRMALSLGDTLGGMFAVQGILAALLARTTTGRGQVVDVALTESCLAVQESVIPDYDAAGVVRGPSGTRLEGIAPSNLYRAADGLWVIIAANQDTVFRRLCAAMGRPELAGDPRFVDHSARGVHQDEIDAIISDWAAERTAEQIRETLDAAGVVVGPVNTVADVVRDEQFLARDMLVPHTVPGVDDTVLGPGVVPVLADTPGTVRRGGTPEPGFDNDAVYRDLLGLDAERLADLADRGVI from the coding sequence ATGCTCGTGCTGGAACTGGGCACCCTCATCGCCGGGCCGTTCGCCGGCCGCCTCCTCGGCGACATGGGCGCCCGGGTCGTCAAGATCGAGGACCCCGGCCGGCCGGACCCGCTGCGCACGTGGGGTCAGGGCGAGCGGGACGGCCGCCGCCACTTCTGGACGGTCCACGCGCGCAACAAGGAGTCCGTCACGCTCGACCTACGTAGCGAGGACGGCGCCGCACTCTTCCTCGACCTGGTCGCCCGGGCCGACGTCGTGGTGGAGAACTTCCGCCCCGGGACGCTCGAGAAGTGGGGCCTGGGCCCCGACCGGCTGCACGAGGTCAGCCCGGGCTTGGTGATCGGGCGGGTCTCCGGGTACGGGCAGACCGGGCCGCAGGCCACCCGCGCCGGTTACGCCTCCGTCGCCGAGGGCGTGTCGGGGCTGCGCCATCTCAACGGCTTCCCCGACATGCCGCCGCCGCGCATGGCCCTGTCCCTCGGCGACACCCTCGGCGGCATGTTCGCCGTCCAGGGGATCCTCGCCGCGCTGCTCGCCCGCACCACGACCGGCCGCGGCCAGGTGGTGGACGTCGCGCTTACCGAGTCGTGCCTGGCGGTGCAGGAGTCGGTGATCCCCGATTACGACGCCGCGGGGGTGGTGCGAGGCCCGTCGGGCACCCGACTGGAGGGCATCGCGCCGTCGAACCTGTACCGGGCCGCCGACGGCCTGTGGGTCATCATCGCCGCCAACCAGGACACCGTCTTCCGCAGGCTGTGTGCGGCGATGGGCCGCCCCGAGCTGGCCGGGGACCCGCGCTTCGTCGACCATTCGGCGCGCGGCGTGCACCAGGACGAGATCGACGCGATCATCTCCGACTGGGCCGCCGAGCGGACGGCCGAGCAGATCCGCGAGACCCTCGACGCCGCGGGCGTGGTGGTGGGCCCGGTCAACACCGTCGCCGACGTGGTACGCGACGAGCAGTTCCTCGCCCGCGACATGCTCGTGCCGCACACCGTGCCGGGCGTCGACGACACCGTGCTCGGCCCCGGCGTGGTGCCCGTGCTCGCGGACACGCCGGGCACGGTGCGGCGCGGCGGGACGCCCGAACCCGGGTTCGACAACGACGCCGTCTACCGCGATCTGCTCGGCCTGGACGCCGAGCGCCTGGCCGACCTGGCCGATCGTGGCGTCATCTGA
- a CDS encoding MCE family protein, with protein MRNPVRLRERARPRNPVRLRERNPLIVGVIGSVVIALVVLGALNLRSLPGVDRTEGYTARFVDTGGLGVGDPVRIAGKDAGRVTDIRIDGDAVRIEFTVDDRIGLGSDTRAEIATATALGARELRVLPAGPGRLDSGAVLDVDRTTAPYDLAETLGRLGRTGEEIDMEQLAVALETVSSTLGEAPEHVDAAIDGVGRLSASIVERDAALRELFADAETLSALLARRGEEIDTLLRDARVLLAALREEQESLETLAGTLRSFTVQIRGLISDHDRTLAPTLERVKGLQELVLEHREGLALAIQRLGPYATELGEAVASGPFFNSYIQNLLPVEIIEPALNDALTRAGVGVPPAPAAPPAGGPR; from the coding sequence ATGAGGAATCCAGTGCGCCTGCGCGAGCGTGCCCGACCGCGCAACCCCGTGCGCCTGCGCGAGCGCAACCCGCTCATCGTGGGCGTCATCGGCTCGGTGGTCATCGCCCTGGTGGTACTGGGCGCGCTCAACCTGCGGTCCCTGCCCGGCGTCGACCGCACGGAGGGCTACACGGCCCGGTTCGTCGACACCGGCGGCCTGGGCGTCGGCGACCCGGTGCGGATCGCCGGCAAGGACGCCGGCCGCGTCACCGACATCCGGATCGACGGCGACGCCGTGCGCATCGAGTTCACGGTGGACGACCGGATCGGTCTCGGCTCGGACACCCGGGCCGAGATCGCGACCGCCACCGCGCTGGGCGCGCGCGAACTGCGCGTGCTGCCCGCCGGGCCCGGTCGACTGGACTCCGGCGCGGTCCTCGACGTCGACCGCACCACCGCGCCGTACGACCTCGCCGAGACCCTGGGCCGACTCGGGCGGACCGGCGAGGAGATCGACATGGAGCAGCTGGCGGTCGCGCTGGAGACCGTCTCGTCGACCCTGGGCGAGGCGCCCGAGCACGTCGACGCCGCGATCGACGGCGTCGGCCGACTGTCCGCGTCGATCGTCGAGCGGGATGCCGCCCTGCGGGAGTTGTTCGCCGATGCCGAGACACTCTCCGCGCTGTTGGCCCGGCGCGGGGAGGAGATCGACACCCTCCTGCGCGACGCCCGCGTTCTGCTGGCCGCGCTGCGCGAGGAGCAGGAGTCGCTCGAGACCCTGGCCGGAACCCTGCGGTCGTTCACCGTCCAGATCCGCGGACTCATCAGCGACCACGACCGGACGCTCGCGCCGACCCTCGAACGGGTGAAAGGGCTGCAGGAGCTGGTGCTCGAGCACCGGGAGGGCCTGGCCCTGGCGATCCAGCGGCTGGGTCCGTACGCCACCGAGCTCGGGGAGGCCGTCGCGTCGGGGCCGTTCTTCAACTCCTACATCCAGAACCTGCTGCCGGTGGAGATCATCGAGCCCGCTCTCAACGACGCCCTGACCCGCGCAGGGGTAGGCGTTCCGCCCGCGCCCGCGGCGCCGCCGGCCGGGGGCCCGCGATGA